CTGGACCTGAGCTTTGGCGGCACCCGCCTATCCGAGGCGGGCGAAGAGGCCGGAAACCAGGGTCTGGGCTATGCCGTGGGCTACGCCATGGCCCTACTCAACTATATCCTGCTCATCATCTATGGCCTTATGGTCATGCGGGGGGTGATGGAGGAGAAGATAAACCGGATTGTGGAAGTGGTGATCAGCTCGGTGCGGCCCTTCCAGCTGATGCTGGGCAAGCTGCTAGGCATAGGCGCGGTAGGGCTTACGCAGTTTGCCATCTGGGGTGTGCTGCTAGCCTGCCTGCTGATAATTGGCGGGGGCATGCTGGCAGTGGGGGGCGGCATGCCGGGCACACCCGAGCTGGCCACACAGCTGGCAGCGGCACCAGATGGCAGGGAGGCACAGGTAGTGCGGCAGATGCTAGCGCTTATAGATGCAAAACTGCTGCTGCTCTTCGGCTTCTTTTTCCTGACCGGCTTCCTGCTGTACGGCAGCCTGTTTGCCGCCCTGGGCAGCGCTGCTGATCAGGAGAGCGATAGCCAGAACCTCAGCGGCTTTGTGATGCTGCCCATCATGCTCCCACTACTGTTCCTGGGGGCTATCATAAACGACCCTCATGGCACACTGGCAGTCAGCATGAGCCTGATTCCGCTCTTTGCGCCTGTGGCCATGATGGCGCGCTATGCCGGTGCAGACGTACCTGCCTGGCAGCTACTGCTCAGCATGGGGCTGATGCTAGCCAGTGTATGGGGGTCCGTCTGGCTATCGGCCCGCGTTTACCGCGTGGGGATGCTGATGTATGGCAAGAAACCCAGCCTGCGCGAAATCCTCCGGTGGGCACGCGGCTAGGCACGCTTCAGGGTAAGGACGGTTATCTCGGGCAGGATGCCCACACGGCCCTGGTAGCCAATGAAGCCAAAGCCCCGGTTTACATACAGCTGCTGGGCATCCGCCTGGTACAGGCCCGCCCACTGCCTGTATAGCCACTGCACAGGGCTGAAGCGGAACCAGGGGTTCTCGGTACCGAACTGCATACCGTGTGTGTGCCCACTGAGGGTGAGGGCTATGTGTGGAAAGGCGGGCCGCACCTCGGCATCCCAGTGGCTGGGGTCGTGGCTCATCAGCAGGTGGCAGGGCAGGTCCTCGCTGCCCTGCATGGCCTGGGCCAGGCGCCCATGGCTAGGGAAGCGGGTGCTGGCGCTCCAGTTTTCCACCCCCACCAGGGCTATTTCATCTTCGCCCCGCTTCAGGCGCACATGCTCATTCAGCAGCAGGCGCCAGCCCATGCTGGCATGCAGGTCTTTCAGGGCCTGCAGGTTTTCGGCCTTAGCCTGGGCACTGGGCCACTCGCTGTAGTCGCCATAGTCGTGGTTGCCCAGTATGCTGTATACACCCAAGGGTGCCCGCAGGCGGGCAAAGCTATCTTTCCAGGGGCCCATCTCCACGGCTCGGTCATTCACCAGGTCGCCCGTAAACAGGATGAGGTCGGGCTGCTCGGCCAGCACACGGTCTATGCCGGCATTCACGGCCTGGTGGTTGCCCAGGCTGCCGGCGTGGATGTCGCTCAGCTGCACCACCCGCAGCCCGTCAAAGGCAAGGGGCAGCCCGGGCAGGCGCAGGGTATGGCGGCGGGTTTGGTAGGCATAGGCGTTCCGGTAGCCCAGCAGCATTACCCCATACAGGGTGCCGGCCAGGCCCAGGCCCAGCCAGCTGAGAAAGGTGGAACGAGAGATGGGCACGCCGGGTGCCGGGGCAGCAGCCACGGCCTGGTAGCCCCACAGCATCAGCCGGCGGGTATCGTCCAGCAGCAGGGGCAGGGTGCCTATCAGCTTGGCAAGGTAGATGCCGATGATGGAAGAAAAAGCATACACAGCCAGGCTGCCCCCACGCAGGGCACTGGGGCCGGGGCCACTGCTGAGCGCGATGCCCACAAACCACAGCAGCACCAGGGTACTAAATAGCCAGTAGCCATACTGGACCACCGTGCGGGTACGACCGGCAGCAGGCAGCAGGGCACGCACCGATTGGTAGAAGTACAGGTCGATCAGCACAAAAAGAAAGACCAGAATGAAAACAGAGGTAAGCGAGCGCACTTTCTTATTCTTGTTAGTAGCCAGCGGAAACAAGGATGTGCCTGCTCAAAACCAGAAACGTATAGAAAAGTTCATCGGCAAGCACAGATGCGCACAGCACAGGAGTCGGGCAAGACACGCCCGAAAATGCAACGGAAACCTCTGTAGCTCCGTACAGCAGGCAGCCAGCTATTCGGCCCCGAAAAACTCCTTCATCTTGGCGAAGAAGCCTTTTTCTTGCTTGCCCGG
This region of Bacteroidota bacterium genomic DNA includes:
- a CDS encoding ABC transporter permease gives rise to the protein MRKLWLIIGREYRTRVFTRVFLFSTLGMPVLLAGLVFLPILVTEKSDDGAYTVFVRQELPLAHLLAEHGHERFTFISVPDDQRALARRIRALPNSIGIYAMGAPNLKHPHVAYYTHGQPGAATLGELKQTLNELYKEEKLVAAGVPRSQLAQTELDLSFGGTRLSEAGEEAGNQGLGYAVGYAMALLNYILLIIYGLMVMRGVMEEKINRIVEVVISSVRPFQLMLGKLLGIGAVGLTQFAIWGVLLACLLIIGGGMLAVGGGMPGTPELATQLAAAPDGREAQVVRQMLALIDAKLLLLFGFFFLTGFLLYGSLFAALGSAADQESDSQNLSGFVMLPIMLPLLFLGAIINDPHGTLAVSMSLIPLFAPVAMMARYAGADVPAWQLLLSMGLMLASVWGSVWLSARVYRVGMLMYGKKPSLREILRWARG
- a CDS encoding metallophosphoesterase, coding for MRSLTSVFILVFLFVLIDLYFYQSVRALLPAAGRTRTVVQYGYWLFSTLVLLWFVGIALSSGPGPSALRGGSLAVYAFSSIIGIYLAKLIGTLPLLLDDTRRLMLWGYQAVAAAPAPGVPISRSTFLSWLGLGLAGTLYGVMLLGYRNAYAYQTRRHTLRLPGLPLAFDGLRVVQLSDIHAGSLGNHQAVNAGIDRVLAEQPDLILFTGDLVNDRAVEMGPWKDSFARLRAPLGVYSILGNHDYGDYSEWPSAQAKAENLQALKDLHASMGWRLLLNEHVRLKRGEDEIALVGVENWSASTRFPSHGRLAQAMQGSEDLPCHLLMSHDPSHWDAEVRPAFPHIALTLSGHTHGMQFGTENPWFRFSPVQWLYRQWAGLYQADAQQLYVNRGFGFIGYQGRVGILPEITVLTLKRA